A part of Halobacillus shinanisalinarum genomic DNA contains:
- a CDS encoding ABC transporter ATP-binding protein, with protein sequence MGEPVMKLKNLKKSISNKPIIKGLDFEIYSGEVFGFLGPNGAGKTTTIRMMVGLMSMTDGDVIIKGQSVKKDFKKAIRYVGGIVENPEMYPFMTGWKNLIHYSRMVPGISKERIQEVVRLVGLEKRMKDKVSKYSLGMRQRLGIAQALLHNPSILILDEPTNGLDPSGIREIRSYIRRLAAEEGVAVIVSSHILSEMEMMCDRIGIIKNGELISIQSVHDALQQSDQKEVTIEARPMNDAYEILQGIVEGSVNQHQNELMMSVKKEEIPLVIAKLVEQNIDIFSVNVNRSTLEDKFLDLIGEGTIE encoded by the coding sequence ATGGGAGAACCCGTAATGAAGTTAAAGAATCTGAAAAAGTCAATAAGTAATAAGCCGATCATAAAGGGCTTGGATTTTGAAATCTACAGTGGAGAAGTGTTTGGCTTTCTAGGCCCGAATGGGGCAGGAAAGACGACAACCATACGAATGATGGTTGGGTTAATGAGCATGACAGATGGGGATGTCATAATAAAAGGACAAAGTGTAAAGAAAGACTTCAAAAAAGCAATCCGCTATGTTGGCGGTATTGTTGAAAACCCGGAAATGTATCCATTTATGACGGGATGGAAGAATCTCATTCACTACTCGCGAATGGTACCAGGGATCAGCAAGGAACGGATTCAAGAAGTGGTTCGCCTTGTCGGTCTTGAAAAAAGAATGAAGGATAAAGTGTCCAAGTATTCGTTAGGAATGAGGCAGCGGCTTGGCATAGCGCAGGCCTTGCTCCATAATCCCTCTATTCTCATACTCGATGAACCAACGAATGGTCTTGACCCATCAGGGATCCGTGAAATTCGTTCGTACATAAGAAGACTCGCTGCAGAAGAGGGCGTGGCGGTTATTGTTTCAAGTCACATTTTATCTGAAATGGAAATGATGTGTGACCGGATCGGGATTATAAAGAATGGCGAGCTTATATCGATTCAGTCTGTTCATGATGCCTTACAGCAATCCGATCAAAAGGAAGTCACTATTGAAGCCAGACCAATGAACGACGCTTATGAGATTTTGCAAGGGATTGTTGAAGGTTCGGTTAATCAGCATCAAAACGAGTTGATGATGTCGGTTAAAAAGGAGGAGATTCCTTTAGTGATAGCCAAGCTTGTCGAGCAAAATATTGATATCTTCAGTGTGAATGTAAATCGTTCCACGTTAGAGGATAAATTCCTGGATTTGATTGGAGAGGGAACCATTGAGTAA
- a CDS encoding ABC transporter permease: protein MSNFIQLVKNEQMKTYSQVATWIMYIVLAVFIIGFGVFMKIDQSMTDGNQAAGDDWKQELQAENEQLQKQMEEQEFAAPYNEQTMAMNEYRIENDIKPGGYDVWDFVQDNRTNISIISLLTIIVAAGMIANEFKWGSIKLLLIRPISRTKILASKYVSVLIFAITMLLFLYVLSFLVGSVLFGFESLTAPYLYWQSEEVHQAPIFQLTISQYGLSSVNLLMMATFAFMVSAIFRNSSLAIGVAIFLMMSGNAIVGFFSGKEWAKFILFANTNLNQFFTGTPVISDLTLGFSVTVLIVYLILFLGLSWFFFSKRDVTNA from the coding sequence TTGAGTAATTTTATCCAGTTAGTTAAAAATGAACAAATGAAGACATACTCACAAGTTGCAACATGGATCATGTACATTGTACTTGCTGTATTTATTATAGGATTCGGTGTATTTATGAAAATTGATCAATCCATGACGGACGGTAATCAAGCGGCAGGGGATGATTGGAAACAGGAACTGCAGGCTGAGAACGAACAGCTTCAAAAGCAAATGGAGGAACAAGAGTTTGCAGCGCCCTATAATGAGCAAACGATGGCCATGAATGAGTATCGGATCGAAAACGATATTAAACCGGGTGGTTATGACGTATGGGATTTTGTCCAGGACAACCGTACGAATATTTCAATCATTAGTTTGCTGACGATTATTGTAGCAGCGGGTATGATTGCGAACGAGTTTAAATGGGGCTCGATTAAGCTGCTGCTCATAAGACCGATTTCACGAACAAAAATTTTGGCATCAAAATATGTTTCTGTGCTTATTTTTGCAATTACCATGCTATTATTTTTATATGTGCTATCCTTTTTAGTAGGGTCAGTATTATTTGGGTTTGAAAGTTTAACAGCACCATACTTGTACTGGCAGAGTGAAGAGGTTCATCAGGCACCGATCTTCCAACTTACGATATCACAATACGGATTGAGTTCAGTTAACCTGCTGATGATGGCAACCTTTGCCTTTATGGTTTCCGCCATTTTTAGAAACAGTTCGCTTGCAATTGGGGTAGCGATTTTCTTAATGATGTCTGGAAATGCAATTGTAGGGTTCTTTAGTGGAAAAGAGTGGGCGAAGTTCATTCTGTTCGCCAACACGAATTTGAATCAGTTTTTTACAGGTACACCGGTTATATCTGATTTAACACTAGGCTTTTCTGTAACAGTACTGATCGTCTATTTAATCCTGTTCCTTGGATTGTCGTGGTTTTTCTTTTCCAAACGGGATGTAACGAATGCATAA
- a CDS encoding DUF4064 domain-containing protein — MKRIVEIVFTVIGVVIYGLTAVLSLVFLNVQDNPGWRADMQSMLNQDQNMEQAQISVDQIMEGVASVTWIIVISALVAIILGIVAIVFLKGNKKPKPAGIILIITGIVTTVGTIGFGLFGGLAFLIAGIIALVRKTKRPIEDESSFASE, encoded by the coding sequence ATGAAGCGAATTGTAGAAATCGTTTTTACAGTTATCGGTGTAGTTATTTATGGCCTTACAGCAGTATTAAGCTTAGTCTTTCTCAATGTGCAGGATAATCCAGGATGGCGAGCGGATATGCAAAGTATGCTGAATCAAGACCAAAACATGGAGCAAGCTCAAATCTCAGTTGATCAAATAATGGAAGGGGTTGCCTCGGTAACATGGATTATTGTTATTTCAGCACTGGTAGCGATCATTCTTGGAATTGTGGCTATTGTCTTTCTAAAGGGGAATAAGAAGCCGAAGCCTGCTGGAATTATTTTGATTATTACTGGAATCGTCACCACAGTCGGCACCATTGGCTTCGGACTGTTTGGCGGACTAGCCTTTCTTATCGCAGGAATTATTGCTTTAGTAAGAAAGACAAAAAGACCGATTGAAGACGAGAGTTCCTTCGCAAGTGAATAA
- a CDS encoding formate/nitrite transporter family protein — MADENTNEQDVTSKGKVDRPSRQFYIPSQIVDEFGEKGRDHLNKPFSGQFLLAMTAGSFMTFGAVFSVLLAVGVETKGFYYLLSGLGFAAGYAMVFISGAVLFTEINVLLPSYLFNKANLMKRTIYKFWCATYIGNIIGAFLVAVLIQMSGSLAPEFYNEFSMYLDHKMKFIDHGVKGWFEVLVSGILANWLIGMAAFLTTAARDFTGKVLGTVLPVVLFVAGNFQHSAANMGYFSMGILASDQYTWYEYVFLNLVPASIGNLIGGGILVSLLFSYAYKEDIQTSLGQGKQKKKKNNQ; from the coding sequence ATGGCTGATGAAAATACAAATGAACAAGATGTGACGTCTAAAGGGAAGGTCGACCGTCCAAGTCGTCAGTTCTATATCCCTTCGCAAATTGTTGATGAATTCGGAGAAAAAGGGAGAGACCACTTAAACAAACCATTTAGCGGACAGTTTTTACTTGCTATGACGGCTGGTTCGTTTATGACATTTGGAGCAGTCTTTTCCGTATTGTTGGCTGTCGGTGTTGAAACAAAAGGGTTCTACTATCTGCTTTCCGGGTTAGGCTTTGCTGCGGGGTATGCAATGGTATTTATTTCAGGCGCTGTACTCTTTACGGAAATTAATGTTCTGCTTCCTTCTTACTTGTTTAATAAAGCTAATTTGATGAAAAGGACCATTTATAAATTTTGGTGTGCTACCTATATTGGTAATATTATCGGTGCTTTCTTAGTTGCTGTTTTAATACAAATGTCCGGTTCATTAGCTCCTGAATTCTATAATGAGTTTTCAATGTACCTGGACCATAAAATGAAATTTATTGATCATGGTGTAAAAGGCTGGTTTGAAGTACTTGTGTCAGGTATATTGGCCAATTGGTTAATTGGAATGGCAGCCTTTTTAACAACAGCAGCCCGGGATTTTACAGGGAAGGTACTGGGCACTGTTCTGCCTGTCGTACTATTCGTAGCCGGGAACTTCCAGCATAGTGCAGCAAACATGGGCTACTTTAGTATGGGGATTCTTGCTTCAGACCAATACACATGGTATGAGTATGTTTTCCTCAATCTTGTACCGGCAAGTATCGGAAATTTAATTGGTGGAGGTATATTAGTGTCCTTACTGTTCTCCTATGCCTACAAAGAGGATATCCAGACTTCTCTGGGCCAAGGCAAACAAAAAAAGAAAAAAAACAATCAATAA